Proteins encoded within one genomic window of Oligoflexia bacterium:
- a CDS encoding diacylglycerol kinase, with product MKNRPFHQRLQFALSGIKNTLKSEASFRTQVTLSCGAISILLIIQPSAIWCAIFFLAIGCVLSAELINTALENMMDRLHPEVHPVIAKAKDCAAGAVLILSLMSVCILLFLLYDKYF from the coding sequence ATGAAAAACAGACCGTTTCACCAAAGATTACAATTTGCACTTTCAGGAATTAAAAACACCCTGAAATCAGAAGCCAGTTTTCGCACCCAAGTAACACTCAGCTGTGGTGCGATCTCAATTTTACTAATAATTCAACCCAGCGCTATTTGGTGTGCGATTTTTTTCTTGGCCATAGGTTGTGTATTGAGTGCTGAGCTTATTAATACAGCACTTGAAAACATGATGGATCGCCTACACCCAGAAGTTCACCCCGTCATCGCAAAAGCCAAAGATTGCGCAGCAGGTGCAGTGTTGATCTTAAGTTTAATGTCGGTGTGTATTTTGCTATTTTTGCTTTACGATAAATATTTTTAA
- a CDS encoding RDD family protein has product MGLNNTSTGSHPGLLSPRPPSVGQSGVPSSKVSSFSRESAPIAAGWVRVLSFFIDNFVMSILIGFISSPWSRGLTEAMALGNKLAVITSIIHLFLITSAIAYLYGVIPVAVWNATPGMMVFGLKIVNSYTGQKIGWKTAIRRTNVFWFANIAMGFGLIGAFTDKFRRTWHDLHAETIVIRPHHRAHYPGLFEKAVGNAAVYGVVILFMGLVYEVTIKQNTPGFENAFLKELEKSEGLSEGLSEVKNERHIASESKLLDGCKGTDKKNPVPQGKSEIAQRLEDHQLRGYPLTCLEAVAERALVTNNKDEQAYFAKAVTSTDQKHESDYFKKICEVSPQSRTCNLVKVVEFHDQGKYAEAAGLVLPLMQVNDFVSLWAYDYLIAEFKFNETLEHFNKYNVEKSEFRQFNTLRSYMGVGREAEARAGFESWLSVNSGKPLLYLPAINICSIDVAGECSTSESLGCKKLAKILDGSKLKDYEGYFLGRHALCQNKTEEAEKLFSTVVSADLINAEKLGVQNKHFEAIELYKKVIAAKDSSKEIKGIAQLRVAWLNSDKLKNHAEALSAFKLADRHIMPLVWLTVGRQIQKIEMNEKLYGQATEFAQFMLSINPQDEILKQQLSIAQTALIPVRAPASVKRLPQQRKRK; this is encoded by the coding sequence ATGGGCTTAAATAATACTTCTACGGGCAGTCATCCAGGGCTATTGTCACCAAGACCACCATCGGTGGGTCAATCTGGGGTACCATCTTCGAAAGTTTCTTCGTTTTCGCGCGAATCTGCCCCAATTGCTGCGGGTTGGGTGCGTGTACTTTCATTTTTTATAGATAATTTTGTAATGTCGATTTTGATCGGATTTATTTCAAGCCCCTGGTCACGTGGTCTCACTGAAGCCATGGCATTGGGAAACAAACTAGCAGTTATCACAAGCATCATTCATTTATTCTTAATCACTTCAGCAATAGCTTATTTGTATGGAGTGATTCCAGTTGCAGTTTGGAATGCAACGCCGGGAATGATGGTTTTTGGACTTAAAATTGTAAATTCATATACGGGCCAAAAAATCGGTTGGAAAACTGCAATTAGACGAACAAATGTATTTTGGTTTGCAAATATTGCGATGGGATTTGGTCTCATTGGTGCATTCACAGATAAATTTCGAAGAACATGGCATGATCTTCATGCAGAAACCATCGTCATTCGCCCCCATCATCGAGCTCACTATCCAGGCCTGTTTGAAAAAGCAGTGGGGAACGCCGCGGTTTATGGCGTTGTAATTCTCTTCATGGGGTTGGTTTATGAGGTAACAATAAAACAAAATACACCAGGGTTTGAAAATGCATTTTTAAAAGAATTAGAAAAATCTGAAGGATTATCTGAGGGACTATCTGAAGTTAAAAACGAGAGACATATCGCCAGTGAATCAAAACTGCTTGATGGATGCAAAGGTACTGATAAAAAAAATCCAGTTCCACAAGGAAAATCAGAAATTGCTCAACGCTTAGAAGACCATCAATTAAGGGGTTATCCGCTTACGTGTTTAGAAGCAGTAGCAGAGCGAGCGCTAGTTACAAACAATAAAGATGAACAGGCTTATTTCGCAAAGGCTGTAACAAGCACTGATCAAAAACATGAGTCTGATTATTTTAAAAAGATTTGCGAGGTTTCACCTCAATCGAGAACTTGTAATTTGGTAAAGGTAGTTGAGTTTCATGACCAGGGCAAATACGCAGAGGCAGCGGGCCTAGTTTTGCCACTGATGCAGGTAAATGATTTCGTATCACTTTGGGCTTATGATTACCTTATTGCCGAATTTAAATTTAATGAAACCCTAGAGCATTTTAACAAATATAATGTAGAAAAATCTGAATTCAGACAATTCAACACATTAAGAAGTTATATGGGTGTTGGGCGTGAGGCTGAAGCTAGAGCGGGTTTTGAATCATGGCTTTCCGTGAATAGCGGAAAGCCATTGTTGTATCTGCCTGCAATTAATATTTGCTCTATTGATGTCGCGGGTGAATGTTCAACTTCAGAAAGCCTTGGTTGTAAAAAACTTGCTAAGATATTAGATGGCTCTAAATTAAAAGACTATGAAGGCTATTTTCTTGGTCGTCATGCGCTTTGCCAAAACAAAACCGAAGAAGCTGAAAAATTATTTTCGACGGTGGTCTCAGCTGACTTGATAAACGCAGAAAAACTTGGTGTTCAGAATAAACACTTCGAAGCAATTGAATTGTATAAAAAAGTTATAGCCGCTAAAGATTCAAGTAAAGAAATAAAGGGTATTGCACAATTACGTGTGGCTTGGCTTAACAGCGATAAATTAAAGAATCACGCTGAAGCTCTAAGTGCTTTTAAATTGGCAGATCGTCATATCATGCCGCTTGTGTGGTTAACTGTAGGGCGACAAATTCAAAAAATTGAGATGAATGAGAAGTTATATGGCCAGGCAACTGAATTTGCACAATTTATGTTAAGTATTAACCCTCAAGATGAAATTTTGAAGCAACAATTATCCATCGCACAAACAGCTTTGATACCTGTGAGAGCACCCGCCTCTGTTAAACGATTACCTCAACAACGAAAAAGAAAATGA
- a CDS encoding class I SAM-dependent methyltransferase, giving the protein MISFLNSDPYPLLPSESHSYAQAQQHSHHVDEWLGLQSEKIEKNLSENGCALKAGHSKERQELWIGLAVKSLLTPYTEIRSMLEKLNPQAGSVVVDLGAAYGRMGFVIGRHYPDVNFVGYEFVGERVKEGRRCLEAFKYNLVKLEHADLSSPDFTPLNADYYFIYDYGNEKAVEKTLHDLRRIAQTREITVIGRGRLSRELIERRHPWLSRMKTPEHCGHISIYRT; this is encoded by the coding sequence GTGATTTCTTTTTTAAACAGTGATCCTTATCCACTTCTACCATCAGAATCTCATTCATATGCACAAGCGCAACAGCATTCCCATCATGTTGATGAATGGTTGGGTCTACAATCTGAGAAAATTGAAAAAAATCTTTCTGAAAATGGGTGTGCGTTAAAAGCCGGGCATTCTAAAGAGCGTCAAGAACTTTGGATTGGATTAGCTGTTAAAAGTTTATTAACTCCCTATACAGAAATTCGAAGCATGCTTGAGAAATTAAACCCACAAGCTGGAAGTGTGGTGGTTGATTTAGGTGCGGCGTATGGAAGAATGGGGTTTGTTATTGGAAGGCATTACCCGGACGTTAATTTTGTGGGTTATGAATTTGTGGGCGAGAGAGTAAAAGAAGGGCGCCGGTGTTTAGAGGCTTTTAAGTATAATTTGGTGAAATTAGAACATGCCGATTTAAGCTCTCCAGATTTCACGCCACTTAATGCTGATTATTATTTTATTTATGACTACGGAAATGAAAAAGCAGTTGAGAAAACACTTCATGATTTAAGGCGCATTGCTCAAACTCGGGAAATTACTGTTATCGGAAGAGGAAGATTGTCACGTGAGCTTATTGAGCGTCGGCATCCCTGGCTTTCGCGTATGAAAACACCTGAGCATTGTGGGCATATTTCGATATATCGCACTTAA
- the msrA gene encoding peptide-methionine (S)-S-oxide reductase MsrA, whose product MEIATLAGGCFWGMEEIIRQIPGVLKTTVGYTGGKIENPIYEQVKTGATGHAEAIEIVFDPTKTSFDIILRYFFKMHDPTTLNKQGNDIGSQYRSSIFYHSDEQKKSAENIKEEIDKSGKWGKKIVTEILPVQKFYSAEDYHQKYLVKNPGGYTCHFMRD is encoded by the coding sequence ATGGAGATCGCCACACTTGCTGGAGGTTGTTTTTGGGGAATGGAAGAAATCATTCGTCAAATTCCTGGTGTGCTTAAAACTACAGTTGGATACACCGGTGGCAAAATAGAAAACCCGATTTACGAACAAGTCAAAACAGGTGCAACTGGTCATGCCGAAGCTATTGAAATTGTTTTTGATCCAACAAAAACATCGTTTGATATTATTTTAAGATATTTTTTTAAAATGCATGACCCTACAACTTTAAACAAACAAGGTAATGACATCGGAAGCCAGTATCGTTCATCTATTTTTTATCACAGTGATGAGCAAAAAAAGTCAGCTGAAAATATAAAAGAGGAGATTGATAAGTCAGGTAAGTGGGGTAAAAAAATTGTAACAGAAATATTACCCGTTCAAAAATTTTATTCCGCCGAAGATTATCATCAAAAATACTTGGTGAAAAACCCAGGTGGATATACTTGTCACTTCATGCGCGATTAA